In Paroedura picta isolate Pp20150507F chromosome 6, Ppicta_v3.0, whole genome shotgun sequence, one genomic interval encodes:
- the VEGFD gene encoding vascular endothelial growth factor D — protein sequence MYKLWTTVNVFMVSFLHLLQGSESDSAKKPSLSASEWSEQQIRKAASLEELLRITHSEDWKLWKCRLKLKSVATLDSRSASHRSTRFAAAFYDIEILKVIDEEWQRTQCMPRETCVEVAKELGTTTNKFFKPPCVNVYRCGGCCNEESLSCTNTSTSYVSKMLFEISVPLTNVPDPIQVKIANHTGCKCISNVQHQSYSIIRRSVPYSEEDRCSHFKKLCHHGWIWDVHKCECVENEDHPSRREGLPPLAELAMCAPNMDFDEENCECICKWKCTGNLFQNKDNCTCYLCTENQDSCFQKHKTFNAETCSCEDKCPFQARTCPTARPACSRHCRCLRGGRSPHGSQSRENP from the exons ATGTACAAGCTGTGGACAACTGTGAACGTGTTCATGGTATCCTTTCTGCATCTGCTGCAGGGTTCTGAGTCTGATTCTGCAAAG aAGCCATCGCTTTCTGCATCAGAATGGTCAGAGCAGCAGATCAGGAAAGCTGCCAGTCTGGAAGAACTCCTTCGAATTACCCACTCTGAGGACTGGAAGCTGTGGAAGTGCCGTTTAAAACTCAAGAGTGTGGCTACCCTGGATTCCAGATCTGCATCACATCGTTCCACAAGATTCGCTGCAGCTTTTTATGATATAGAGATACTCAAAG TGATAGATGAGGAGTGGCAGAGAACTCAGTGTATGCCAAGGGAGACCTGCGTAGAAGTTGCAAAGGAGCTGGGCACCACCACCAACAAATTCTTCAAACCTCCTTGTGTGAATGTCTACAGATGTGGAGGCTGCTGTAATGAAGAGAGCCTGAGCTGCACGAACACAAGTACATCTTATGTTTCCAAGATG CTCTTTGAAATTTCAGTTCCTTTAACCAATGTGCCTGACCCGATTCAAGTCAAAATCGCAAACCACACAGGTTGTAAATGTATCTCAAATGTTCAGCACCAATCATATTCCATTATAAGAAGATCTGTCCCCTATTCAGAGGAGGATCG ttgttctcattttaaaaaactgtgtcaCCATGGCTGGATATGGGACGTCCATAAGTGTGAATGTGTGGAAAACGAGGACCACCCTAGCAGAAGAGAAG GACTTCCTCCACTCGCTGAACTTGCTATGTGTGCACCAAATATGGACTTTGatgaagagaactgtgagtgcaTCTGTAAATGGAAATGCACTGGCAATTTATTTCAGAACAAAGATAATTGCACCTGTTACTTGTGCACAGAGAACCAGGACAGCTGTTTTCAAAAACATAAGACATTTAATGCAGAAACTTGCAG TTGTGAAGACAAATGCCCATTTCAGGCCAGAACGTGCCCAACAGCTAGGCCAGCGTGTTCAAGACACTGTCGCTGTctcaggggagggagaagccccCATGGGTCCCAAAGCAGAGAAAACCCTTGA